A single bacterium DNA region contains:
- the murB gene encoding UDP-N-acetylmuramate dehydrogenase, with protein MKTSAVHDLLETEKPGGETVFNDSLARHTSFGTGGPAECLVFLAGDEPLARLLPLLNDREIPWRFLGGGNNVLVANEGVPGVTFRLPARPVRALPGGRLRAGGGTPLPLLLEAAAEAGLGGLEFAAGIPGTVGGALTMNAGTAEENVGSLVDRVAARDATGARFEFPGAEGGFGYRRSRFPENREIVVEADFALIPADGRAVREKMSRVRTERSKHFPRGRSAGCFFKNPPGNSAGRLIEAAGLKGKRLGEAAVSRKHANFIVTTGHDSEEIRNLGRLVRQEVLMRFGVRLEPEVHFWGWKKVF; from the coding sequence GTGAAAACTTCCGCAGTGCACGATCTGCTCGAAACGGAAAAGCCCGGAGGCGAAACCGTCTTCAACGATTCCCTGGCCCGACATACTTCGTTCGGAACCGGGGGGCCGGCGGAATGCCTCGTCTTTCTGGCCGGCGACGAGCCCCTGGCCCGGCTCCTTCCCCTCTTGAACGATCGAGAAATCCCCTGGCGGTTCCTGGGAGGGGGAAACAACGTCCTGGTCGCGAACGAAGGAGTCCCCGGCGTCACGTTCAGGCTGCCGGCCCGGCCGGTGCGGGCGCTGCCGGGGGGGCGCCTGCGGGCGGGAGGAGGGACCCCCCTCCCCCTTCTGCTGGAAGCCGCGGCGGAGGCAGGCCTGGGCGGCCTGGAATTTGCGGCCGGGATCCCGGGTACGGTCGGGGGGGCGCTAACCATGAACGCGGGGACCGCGGAGGAGAACGTCGGCTCCCTGGTCGATCGGGTGGCGGCGAGAGACGCGACCGGCGCGCGGTTCGAATTTCCCGGGGCCGAGGGCGGCTTCGGCTACCGCCGCAGCCGGTTCCCGGAGAACCGCGAAATCGTGGTCGAGGCCGACTTCGCCCTGATCCCGGCCGACGGGCGCGCGGTGAGGGAAAAGATGAGCAGGGTCCGGACGGAGCGTTCAAAACATTTTCCCCGGGGAAGGTCAGCCGGTTGTTTCTTCAAAAACCCCCCGGGAAATTCGGCCGGACGCCTGATCGAAGCGGCCGGCTTGAAGGGCAAACGCCTGGGCGAAGCGGCCGTTTCCCGGAAACACGCCAACTTCATCGTCACCACCGGCCACGACTCGGAGGAGATACGCAACCTGGGGCGGCTGGTCCGGCAGGAAGTCCTTATGCGGTTCGGGGTCAGGCTGGAGCCGGAAGTACATTTTTGGGGTTGGAAAAAAGTTTTTTGA
- a CDS encoding radical SAM protein — protein MKVLLVNPPFDPEESVGESSSVRFVLNITPPLGLAYLGAVLERAGYAVKIADYTSRAPLPPLPELAADFSPDLVGITATTPSFGSARRAAVAVREALPKTLLVLGGAQATACPRESLEKSGFDAVIVGEGEETVLDLAAAAEAGAWTERRAEIAGIAYRDAEGVRVNERRPYIRDLDSLPLPALHLLPPLETYHPTPASYRRLPVGIVMTSRGCPNRCTFCDRAIFGNATRFHSPNRVLEEIDRLVTRFGAREIRFFDDTFTLHRQRTLEICRGLREAGRRLPWTCLTAVRAVTPDLLKEMSRSGCWQVLFGLESGDDRMLRLLGKGNTVELNRKAVRWAQEAGLEVRGDFIVGTPGETMESLENTLRFAIESKLDYAHFNKFTPFPGTELFRRLHAEGYSFDFDRGCSILDHGALLYVPPGLDETDYRAWLDRAFKRFYLRPAHIARRLRAVRTWPQLRGQVRGAASIIGL, from the coding sequence CGTCAAGATCGCGGACTACACCTCCCGTGCCCCCCTCCCCCCCCTCCCGGAGCTGGCGGCGGATTTCTCGCCGGACCTGGTGGGCATCACCGCCACCACCCCCTCCTTCGGCAGCGCGCGGCGGGCGGCCGTCGCCGTCCGGGAAGCCCTGCCGAAAACCCTCCTGGTTCTGGGGGGGGCGCAAGCCACCGCCTGCCCTCGGGAAAGCCTAGAGAAAAGCGGCTTCGACGCCGTCATCGTCGGGGAAGGAGAAGAAACCGTCCTCGACCTGGCGGCGGCGGCCGAGGCGGGGGCCTGGACGGAACGCCGGGCGGAGATCGCGGGGATCGCCTACCGGGACGCGGAGGGCGTCCGGGTCAACGAAAGGCGCCCGTACATCCGGGACCTGGACTCGCTCCCCCTTCCCGCCCTGCATCTCCTGCCCCCGCTGGAGACCTACCACCCGACTCCCGCCTCCTACCGCCGGCTCCCGGTCGGCATCGTCATGACCAGCCGGGGGTGCCCCAACCGCTGCACGTTCTGCGACCGGGCGATCTTCGGTAACGCCACCCGGTTCCACAGCCCGAACCGGGTCCTGGAGGAGATCGACCGCCTGGTCACCCGGTTCGGCGCCCGGGAGATCAGGTTTTTCGACGACACGTTCACCCTCCACCGCCAACGCACCCTGGAGATCTGCCGAGGCCTCCGGGAAGCGGGCCGGAGACTCCCCTGGACCTGCCTGACCGCGGTCCGCGCGGTGACCCCGGATCTGCTGAAGGAGATGAGCCGGTCCGGTTGCTGGCAGGTGCTGTTCGGGCTGGAATCCGGCGACGACCGCATGCTCCGGCTCCTGGGCAAGGGAAACACCGTGGAACTCAACCGCAAAGCCGTCCGTTGGGCGCAGGAAGCGGGGTTGGAGGTGCGGGGCGATTTCATCGTGGGTACCCCCGGGGAAACCATGGAAAGCCTGGAAAATACGCTCCGGTTCGCCATCGAGTCCAAGCTCGACTACGCCCATTTCAACAAGTTCACTCCTTTCCCCGGGACGGAGCTTTTCCGGCGGCTCCACGCCGAGGGTTACTCCTTCGATTTCGACCGGGGCTGCAGCATTCTCGACCACGGAGCCCTGCTCTATGTCCCCCCGGGCCTCGACGAGACGGACTACCGCGCCTGGCTGGACCGGGCTTTCAAACGCTTCTACCTGCGGCCGGCCCATATCGCCCGCCGGCTCCGGGCGGTCCGGACCTGGCCCCAGTTGCGCGGCCAGGTCCGGGGAGCGGCCAGCATCATCGGGCTCTGA
- a CDS encoding radical SAM protein: MKIAFVKPPATYANWYRRPLLGIASLAAYLERHGYDCRIFDSVFSGWSEAELMAQLDSYGPDLAAFTAMTHEIDAAGRIALRLRQGGTCATVVGGCHFSALPQRTLIEFPGFDYGIAGEGEEPLLALTRSLESGGKPDRSIPGLASRPEKGTVAFNHPAPPLSGEALDRLPFPAFHLYFGDDSGALAGTGDEYPILSSRGCPYRCAFCMQALGRTVRLRSAERILEEMKAAVDAYGAHTFNFIDEIFLTDTPRTHDLLERMISSGLSRSIRWSGLTRANLVSGKLVEKAARAGCFRLEMGVESGDDRILKKIDKGITVAEVREAARLIKQAGIEFHAYFIIGHPGETVATIARTADLAVELNPSNIAVGIMVPYPGTAIYRMAREGREGYRLLSEDWTRYDKYGVGVLEVSGFTPRQLRKWQRRIMLGFFLKNRRFLNLAGYFWKRRRALWYFLGNRLRGRRT; the protein is encoded by the coding sequence ATGAAGATAGCGTTCGTCAAGCCCCCCGCCACCTACGCCAACTGGTACCGGCGGCCCCTCCTGGGGATCGCCAGCCTGGCCGCCTATCTGGAGCGGCACGGCTACGACTGCCGTATTTTCGATTCGGTCTTCTCCGGGTGGAGCGAAGCCGAACTCATGGCGCAGCTCGATTCCTACGGCCCCGACCTGGCCGCTTTCACGGCCATGACCCACGAGATCGACGCCGCCGGCAGAATCGCGCTCCGCCTCCGGCAGGGGGGAACGTGCGCGACCGTCGTCGGGGGCTGCCATTTCAGCGCCCTGCCGCAAAGGACCCTGATCGAATTCCCCGGTTTCGATTACGGGATCGCCGGCGAGGGCGAAGAACCGCTGCTGGCCCTGACCCGGAGCCTGGAGAGCGGAGGGAAGCCCGACCGGTCGATTCCGGGCCTGGCTTCCCGGCCCGAAAAAGGCACGGTGGCTTTCAACCATCCCGCCCCCCCTCTTTCCGGGGAAGCGCTCGACCGGCTTCCCTTTCCGGCTTTTCACCTGTATTTCGGGGACGACTCGGGAGCTCTGGCCGGGACCGGGGACGAGTATCCGATCCTGAGCAGCCGGGGATGCCCCTACCGCTGCGCGTTCTGCATGCAAGCGCTGGGACGAACGGTCCGGCTGCGCTCGGCGGAGCGGATACTGGAAGAGATGAAGGCCGCCGTCGACGCTTACGGAGCCCATACCTTCAACTTCATCGACGAGATATTTCTGACCGACACCCCCCGGACGCACGATCTCCTGGAACGGATGATCTCCTCGGGGCTGAGCCGAAGCATCCGCTGGAGCGGCCTGACCCGGGCCAACCTGGTCTCGGGGAAACTGGTGGAGAAGGCCGCCCGGGCCGGTTGCTTCCGCCTGGAGATGGGGGTGGAATCCGGAGACGACCGGATCCTGAAAAAAATAGACAAGGGCATCACGGTGGCGGAAGTGCGCGAGGCCGCCCGGCTGATCAAGCAGGCCGGCATCGAATTTCACGCTTACTTCATCATCGGCCACCCCGGCGAGACCGTCGCCACCATCGCCCGGACGGCCGATCTGGCCGTGGAACTGAACCCGTCCAACATCGCCGTCGGGATCATGGTCCCCTACCCGGGCACCGCCATCTACCGCATGGCCCGGGAAGGCCGGGAAGGGTACCGGCTGCTCAGCGAAGACTGGACCCGGTACGATAAATACGGCGTGGGCGTCCTCGAAGTCTCCGGTTTTACCCCCCGCCAGCTGCGGAAATGGCAGCGCCGGATCATGCTCGGTTTTTTCCTGAAAAACCGCCGGTTTCTGAACCTGGCCGGGTACTTCTGGAAACGGCGGCGCGCCCTCTGGTACTTTCTCGGAAACCGCCTGCGCGGGAGACGAACCTGA